In a single window of the Agrobacterium vitis genome:
- a CDS encoding phage tail protein — translation MIYLLGSIPLGIDPVTPPLAQEFSFANTFAQHAPTRGKPVLQEIGEELDTRNFSFFFSEEFCDPADELAKLEAAFALKTPMPLVLGNGSFDGKRWVVESLSGRIIKTNRSGSPVRIEATIGLLEDPIAGGLFSLITSIAKSRAPALSGSASSNPEVKK, via the coding sequence ATGATCTATCTCCTCGGCTCCATCCCGCTCGGTATCGATCCTGTCACACCTCCGCTCGCGCAGGAATTCTCTTTCGCCAACACCTTTGCCCAACATGCCCCGACGCGGGGCAAGCCGGTGCTTCAGGAAATCGGCGAGGAACTGGACACGCGCAACTTTTCCTTCTTTTTCTCGGAGGAGTTCTGCGATCCAGCCGACGAACTGGCGAAGCTTGAAGCGGCCTTCGCGTTAAAAACCCCGATGCCGCTTGTGCTGGGCAATGGGTCATTTGACGGCAAGCGCTGGGTCGTTGAAAGCCTTTCTGGCCGGATCATCAAGACCAATCGCAGCGGCTCGCCCGTGCGGATCGAGGCAACGATTGGTCTTTTGGAAGACCCGATTGCGGGCGGCCTGTTCAGCCTGATCACGTCCATTGCCAAGTCTCGTGCGCCAGCCCTTTCCGGGTCCGCTTCCTCAAACCCTGAGGTGAAGAAATGA
- a CDS encoding tail protein X, with amino-acid sequence MTELTGDYFEYTTVAGDRWDMLAYSYYGDQYKQTVLIEANRHLYLDTLTVPPAILPQGVKLKIPVIAETATNADVLPPWKTANPTYGAS; translated from the coding sequence ATGACCGAGTTGACCGGTGATTATTTCGAATACACCACCGTCGCGGGCGACCGGTGGGATATGCTGGCCTATAGCTATTATGGCGACCAGTATAAGCAAACCGTGCTGATCGAAGCCAATCGCCACCTTTATCTCGACACGCTCACCGTGCCGCCCGCGATCCTGCCCCAAGGCGTGAAGCTGAAGATCCCAGTCATCGCCGAGACCGCAACCAATGCCGATGTGCTGCCACCGTGGAAAACGGCTAACCCAACCTATGGAGCAAGCTGA
- a CDS encoding phage late control D family protein → MVSRPYFSLIYQGVDISSELDPETTSITYTDNHHGKVDEIDVAVQDKDGRWKGSWKPEPGDKMTLTIFDGLGGMLPCGDFEMDEPEAEGDRGGDKMTIRGLAAPISKPLRTAKTRAFEKQTLRAIVSKVAQENGLSLEGEIESMTFERVTQRRERDLEFLTRLAEDTGHYFTVRGKRAIFTSIKSVDGRAAALTISLTQIGTTLTRYRLKEQTAETYSKAKVKHMHDRDKELIDEEEEDGNVKTGDTLNITGERVESPTHAKAMARSRMHFKNRKRRSGSISLVGDVRALAGVVVDMTDFGKYSGSYLIDRSTHSMSRSGYTTDAELVDARK, encoded by the coding sequence ATGGTGTCGCGGCCATACTTCTCATTGATCTACCAGGGCGTGGACATATCGTCCGAACTGGACCCGGAAACTACATCGATCACCTATACCGACAATCACCACGGCAAGGTGGACGAGATCGATGTGGCCGTTCAGGACAAGGACGGACGCTGGAAAGGATCATGGAAGCCGGAGCCCGGCGACAAGATGACCTTGACCATCTTTGACGGCCTGGGCGGCATGTTGCCCTGCGGTGATTTCGAGATGGACGAGCCGGAAGCCGAAGGCGACCGAGGCGGCGACAAGATGACCATTCGCGGGCTGGCCGCGCCGATCTCCAAGCCATTGCGCACCGCCAAAACCCGCGCCTTTGAAAAGCAGACCTTGCGCGCCATCGTTTCCAAGGTAGCGCAGGAAAACGGCCTTAGCCTGGAAGGCGAGATCGAGAGCATGACGTTTGAACGGGTGACGCAGCGGCGCGAACGAGACCTGGAGTTTCTAACGCGGCTGGCGGAAGACACCGGCCATTATTTTACCGTGCGGGGAAAGCGGGCCATCTTCACCTCTATCAAATCCGTGGATGGCCGGGCGGCAGCGCTGACGATCAGCCTCACGCAGATCGGCACTACCCTGACACGCTACCGGCTGAAAGAGCAAACCGCTGAGACCTATTCCAAGGCCAAGGTGAAGCACATGCATGACCGGGACAAGGAACTGATCGACGAGGAAGAGGAAGACGGTAACGTCAAGACCGGCGACACGCTCAATATTACCGGGGAGCGGGTTGAAAGCCCGACCCACGCCAAGGCCATGGCCCGCAGCCGTATGCATTTCAAAAACCGCAAACGCCGCAGCGGCTCGATCTCGCTGGTAGGTGATGTGCGGGCGCTGGCGGGCGTGGTGGTCGATATGACCGACTTCGGCAAATATTCGGGCAGCTACCTGATCGACCGATCCACCCACAGCATGTCGCGCAGCGGCTACACAACGGATGCGGAACTGGTCGATGCGCGCAAGTGA
- a CDS encoding phage baseplate assembly protein V gives MRASDEYRQNPTVRRGVVVDRDPKTMRVKVQFQDEDAVVTQWIDVVAKSATGVSAFQMPGQSDEVWCAMDAKGEAGCLIGSRYNSKDAPPANSNDVVTVTFAGGFIHLDTASGDVTIKSPGSVNVEAAGDVKIAALNIMLESGSLTHNGKNIGHDHVHSGVIPGGGASGEPV, from the coding sequence ATGCGCGCAAGTGATGAATACCGGCAAAACCCGACCGTGCGGCGTGGCGTGGTCGTGGACCGCGACCCGAAGACCATGCGGGTGAAAGTCCAGTTTCAGGACGAAGACGCCGTCGTTACCCAATGGATCGACGTGGTGGCCAAATCCGCCACCGGCGTTTCCGCCTTCCAGATGCCGGGCCAAAGCGACGAGGTCTGGTGCGCCATGGATGCCAAGGGCGAGGCTGGCTGCCTGATAGGTTCCCGCTACAATTCCAAAGACGCGCCGCCTGCAAACAGCAATGACGTGGTGACAGTGACGTTTGCGGGCGGTTTCATCCACCTCGACACCGCCAGCGGAGATGTCACTATAAAATCACCCGGGAGTGTAAATGTCGAAGCAGCGGGAGATGTAAAAATCGCCGCGCTCAATATCATGTTAGAAAGCGGCTCCCTGACCCATAACGGCAAAAATATCGGGCATGATCATGTGCATAGCGGGGTGATCCCTGGAGGAGGCGCGTCGGGTGAGCCGGTTTGA
- a CDS encoding GPW/gp25 family protein, giving the protein MIDKDTITHRHWSLQVGRLNPETGVSADVFGSVVLALDDLHQSIANIIMTPKGSVPTEPEKGCDVLSAIDKHPDVGIPILTREITDALTIWEPRIVVQKVTVTMTAFSHFKTQVSWRPIESVMDELLMTEVTYG; this is encoded by the coding sequence ATGATCGACAAGGACACCATCACCCACCGTCATTGGTCCCTGCAAGTGGGCCGCCTGAACCCGGAAACCGGCGTGAGCGCCGATGTTTTCGGTTCGGTTGTCCTGGCGCTGGACGACCTGCATCAATCGATTGCCAATATCATCATGACCCCCAAGGGGTCAGTTCCAACGGAGCCGGAAAAGGGCTGCGATGTGCTTTCCGCCATCGACAAGCACCCGGATGTCGGCATTCCGATCCTGACCCGCGAGATCACCGATGCGCTGACGATCTGGGAGCCGCGTATTGTGGTTCAGAAGGTCACGGTGACGATGACCGCCTTTTCGCATTTCAAGACGCAGGTCTCATGGCGTCCGATTGAAAGCGTGATGGACGAGTTGCTGATGACGGAGGTCACCTATGGCTGA
- a CDS encoding baseplate J/gp47 family protein — MADPVKRTIEDLRANGAPDFFERDPSVLKATYKAQFEKVTGRTLYPAQTEMYLIELQAYAHSLLAEAAQTATLQNTAVFAEGVHLENRGASVSTFRLLAQPASTTLRFTLSAVRDVETAIAKGTRVASGNAVTFATDADLIIPAGALTGDVSATAETSGATWNGLAIGTVKDILDPVAYVTSAANITVVSGGSDIEDAERFRLRVVNALFTIAKTGPKNGYREHALAVDPDIIDVAVVRPEPGKINIYPLMRTGLPSAELKAAVLAYLDPETLRPMGDDVTVLSPEPVDFNLRLTIRSTSAIPGLEASCHAAAIAAFTPYTQSLGSQVAPSAIIAAVKAVSGVTDVVLTSFAFTDLAAHQFARLASLTFNMVVKTDV; from the coding sequence ATGGCTGATCCCGTCAAGCGGACGATTGAAGATCTCCGCGCCAATGGTGCGCCTGACTTTTTCGAGCGTGACCCGTCAGTGCTGAAGGCGACCTACAAGGCCCAGTTCGAGAAGGTCACCGGGCGCACGCTCTACCCGGCGCAGACGGAAATGTACCTCATTGAGTTGCAGGCCTACGCTCATTCGCTGCTGGCCGAGGCCGCCCAGACCGCCACACTGCAAAACACCGCCGTCTTTGCCGAGGGTGTGCATCTGGAAAATCGCGGCGCGTCCGTCTCTACCTTCCGGCTTCTGGCGCAGCCTGCCAGCACCACATTGCGCTTTACGCTTTCAGCGGTCCGGGACGTCGAGACGGCCATTGCGAAAGGAACGCGAGTGGCGTCAGGCAATGCCGTGACCTTTGCCACAGACGCCGATCTGATCATTCCAGCTGGAGCTTTGACCGGCGATGTGAGTGCGACGGCTGAAACGAGCGGCGCGACCTGGAACGGTCTGGCTATCGGCACGGTCAAAGACATTCTCGACCCGGTGGCCTATGTCACCAGTGCCGCCAATATCACGGTGGTTTCTGGCGGCTCCGACATCGAGGACGCCGAGCGGTTCCGGCTGCGGGTGGTCAATGCTCTCTTCACCATCGCCAAGACCGGCCCGAAAAACGGCTACCGCGAACATGCCCTGGCGGTCGATCCAGATATCATCGACGTGGCCGTGGTGCGCCCGGAGCCGGGCAAAATCAACATCTATCCGCTGATGCGCACCGGCCTGCCGAGTGCCGAGCTGAAGGCAGCGGTGTTGGCCTATCTGGACCCGGAGACATTGCGGCCCATGGGCGACGATGTGACGGTTCTTTCGCCGGAGCCAGTAGATTTTAATCTGAGGCTGACAATACGGAGTACCTCGGCAATTCCCGGCCTTGAGGCTTCCTGCCATGCCGCCGCGATTGCCGCCTTCACACCCTATACCCAAAGCCTAGGTTCGCAGGTCGCACCATCAGCGATTATCGCTGCGGTCAAAGCGGTTTCCGGCGTGACTGACGTGGTCCTAACCAGCTTTGCTTTCACCGATCTGGCCGCGCACCAGTTTGCAAGGCTGGCCTCGCTGACATTCAATATGGTGGTGAAGACCGATGTCTGA
- a CDS encoding phage tail protein I: MSDLIPVDLVTPGVNDERSRTFAATLSAILGEFQTSSLLIQDALTVDAKLLPIMTIELGMSDFMTSGLLETHVRQLLARAPDIHAMTGTVAGVRRALGALGVTVDWVQWWQKQPPGQHDTHEVVAYVNEHLLEGQEALLTSETQYAVLRVIRAVQRWSQEIDFKLGVGFSSSVGMAGAVQTATILKPSAQAVTAMPEARIGAVSTAAAAHVLRPSANATSQHPLAALAAFVGCSSVQFISASMDART; encoded by the coding sequence ATGTCTGATCTCATCCCCGTCGATCTGGTGACACCCGGCGTCAATGACGAGCGTTCCCGCACCTTCGCCGCCACGCTTTCGGCTATTCTCGGCGAGTTTCAAACCTCCTCATTACTCATTCAAGACGCGCTGACGGTCGATGCAAAACTGCTGCCGATCATGACCATTGAGCTTGGCATGAGCGACTTCATGACATCAGGACTTCTGGAAACCCATGTCCGGCAATTGCTGGCCCGCGCCCCGGATATTCACGCCATGACCGGCACGGTGGCCGGTGTTCGCCGGGCGCTTGGAGCCTTGGGCGTGACCGTGGATTGGGTTCAATGGTGGCAAAAACAGCCACCCGGCCAACACGACACCCATGAGGTGGTCGCCTATGTCAACGAGCACCTGCTGGAAGGCCAGGAGGCATTGCTGACATCGGAAACGCAATATGCGGTTTTGCGGGTGATCCGTGCCGTGCAGCGGTGGTCGCAGGAGATCGACTTCAAGCTTGGCGTCGGCTTTTCGTCGTCGGTCGGGATGGCTGGTGCAGTACAGACCGCTACCATCCTCAAGCCTTCCGCCCAGGCGGTCACGGCCATGCCGGAGGCGCGGATCGGCGCGGTTAGCACCGCTGCCGCCGCCCATGTGCTACGCCCTTCAGCCAACGCGACCTCGCAACACCCGCTTGCTGCACTTGCCGCTTTCGTCGGCTGTTCCAGCGTTCAATTCATTTCCGCCAGCATGGATGCGCGCACATGA
- a CDS encoding phage tail protein, protein MKALIPVLTRAGMRAVFNASRDGLSAKVSHLAFGDSAYSPTGDETALKSEKVRIPIAGGSWVGDFTVHMTGLLDAGPSFWIKECGMILSDGTLLAVWSDPATPLAYKTDGVPIVTAFDLTLEALPKGAVTVQAGSVDLSLFFGVEFARMATAITDNFNRHMAQAAEIAELRRQIASINARMR, encoded by the coding sequence ATGAAAGCCCTTATTCCTGTCCTGACCCGCGCCGGTATGCGGGCCGTCTTTAACGCCAGTCGCGACGGCCTGTCCGCCAAGGTCTCGCATCTCGCCTTTGGCGATAGCGCCTATTCGCCGACCGGCGATGAGACGGCGCTCAAATCCGAAAAGGTCCGCATTCCGATTGCAGGCGGTAGCTGGGTCGGTGATTTCACCGTCCACATGACCGGCCTGCTCGATGCTGGGCCGAGCTTCTGGATTAAAGAGTGCGGCATGATCCTGTCGGACGGTACGCTTCTCGCGGTCTGGTCCGATCCGGCAACGCCGCTGGCCTACAAGACGGATGGCGTTCCCATCGTCACCGCTTTCGATCTGACGCTGGAAGCCCTGCCAAAAGGTGCCGTTACCGTCCAGGCCGGGAGCGTGGACCTGTCGCTGTTCTTCGGCGTCGAATTCGCCCGAATGGCCACGGCCATCACTGACAATTTCAACCGGCATATGGCGCAAGCCGCAGAGATTGCCGAGCTGCGGCGACAAATCGCCTCCATCAACGCCCGTATGCGCTAA
- a CDS encoding Com family DNA-binding transcriptional regulator encodes MKNIRCGTCTALLFKAGRAFAGDIEIKCRRCGTINHLRPAEPVPDRQERPNGEPAYNAN; translated from the coding sequence ATGAAAAATATCCGTTGCGGCACATGCACCGCCCTTTTGTTCAAGGCAGGGCGGGCATTCGCCGGAGACATCGAAATAAAGTGCCGCCGTTGCGGCACAATCAATCACTTGAGGCCAGCCGAGCCCGTACCAGATCGCCAGGAGCGGCCAAACGGAGAACCGGCTTATAATGCCAACTGA
- a CDS encoding GNAT family N-acetyltransferase, which yields MRLDIINSCPDFDSYRAARVKSLFNVEDASRFELSADLEIDDMDWSVGLIVGPSGSGKTSLGRQMFETDRMASLDWPQDRPIIDVIANDGDFDDATAALASVGLGSVPSWLRPYHVLSNGEKFRADLARIVCDQPQEIVIDEFTSVVDRQIAKIGALAFGKAWRRTKGRAVLLSCHYDIIDWLDPDWIFDTATGVFTGRCHRRRPPINLEIRQTGWEWWRYFEPHHYLKVPNAIAARCYVGFVDGQPVAHLAMSTRPGLTEGRACRLVVMPEWQGAGIGLRFLNTVCAAWRRGQNPYALPLPTLINTSHPGLIKALRRHPLWAQVSVSLYGSAKARSAAGISRSAGRIKAGYGGHFRAAQGFRYVEGIDLR from the coding sequence ATGAGGCTTGATATCATCAATTCCTGCCCCGACTTTGACAGCTACCGTGCCGCACGGGTCAAATCTCTGTTCAACGTCGAAGATGCCAGCCGTTTCGAACTGTCGGCAGACCTTGAGATTGACGACATGGACTGGAGCGTCGGCCTCATCGTTGGGCCTTCAGGATCGGGGAAAACCTCGCTCGGTCGGCAAATGTTCGAAACCGACCGCATGGCCAGCCTGGACTGGCCGCAAGATCGACCGATTATTGACGTGATTGCCAATGATGGCGATTTTGATGATGCCACTGCCGCTTTGGCTTCGGTCGGGCTTGGTTCGGTTCCGTCTTGGCTGCGCCCTTACCACGTTCTTTCTAACGGTGAGAAATTCCGGGCAGACCTTGCCCGGATCGTCTGCGATCAGCCGCAGGAGATTGTCATTGATGAGTTCACCAGCGTGGTGGACCGGCAGATTGCCAAGATCGGTGCGCTGGCCTTCGGCAAGGCGTGGCGGCGTACCAAAGGTCGCGCTGTCCTGCTGTCCTGTCATTACGATATTATCGACTGGCTCGACCCCGACTGGATCTTTGACACGGCGACAGGTGTGTTCACCGGGAGGTGTCATCGGCGACGCCCTCCGATCAACCTGGAAATCCGCCAGACCGGTTGGGAATGGTGGCGATATTTTGAGCCGCATCATTATCTGAAAGTACCGAACGCCATTGCAGCGCGCTGCTATGTTGGCTTCGTGGATGGTCAGCCTGTTGCGCATCTTGCGATGTCAACCCGTCCTGGCTTGACCGAGGGCCGAGCCTGCCGCCTCGTCGTCATGCCGGAATGGCAAGGAGCGGGAATCGGTCTAAGGTTTCTCAATACCGTTTGCGCCGCATGGCGTAGGGGGCAAAATCCCTATGCGCTGCCGCTACCGACCCTCATCAACACGTCTCATCCCGGCCTGATCAAAGCTCTGCGCCGTCATCCCCTCTGGGCGCAGGTGTCAGTGTCGCTTTACGGGAGCGCGAAGGCTCGAAGCGCCGCTGGCATCTCAAGATCGGCGGGGCGGATCAAGGCAGGCTATGGCGGCCACTTCCGAGCGGCGCAAGGGTTTCGGTATGTTGAGGGGATAGACCTTCGATAG
- the mnmA gene encoding tRNA 2-thiouridine(34) synthase MnmA, producing MNTLDFDKKPEDTRVVVAMSGGVDSSVVAGVLKREGYDVLGITLQLYDHGAAVHRAGSCCAGQDIDDARRVCETLGIPHYVLDYEQRFRDTVINPFMDSYIAGETPIPCVACNQTVKFADLLATARELGADALATGHYIRSRATPLPNDPGHRALFRPIDSERDQSYFLFATTQEQIDYLRFPLGGLSKAETRKLAEDMGLVVAQKADSQDICFVPQGKYADIINKLKPNAALSGDIVHLDGRVLGQHEGILHYTIGQRKGLGVATGEPLYVVYLDARSRRVIVGPREALETRRVYLRDINWLGDRAIEDEASGGFACFAKVRSTRPPAPATLHADETGIYVDLDMGEAGVAPGQACVLYSGEGADARVYGGGFIERSERQAEAEAFLKALLAGAQAA from the coding sequence GTGAACACGCTGGATTTTGACAAGAAGCCGGAAGACACCCGCGTTGTCGTCGCCATGTCAGGCGGCGTCGATAGTTCTGTCGTGGCGGGAGTGTTGAAACGCGAAGGCTATGACGTGCTGGGCATCACGCTCCAGCTTTACGATCATGGCGCCGCCGTGCATCGGGCCGGTTCCTGTTGCGCCGGTCAGGACATCGACGATGCGCGCCGGGTCTGCGAGACGCTGGGCATTCCCCATTATGTGCTGGATTACGAACAGCGCTTTCGCGACACCGTGATCAATCCGTTCATGGACAGCTATATCGCCGGTGAAACGCCAATCCCCTGCGTGGCCTGTAACCAGACGGTCAAATTCGCCGATCTCCTGGCCACTGCCCGCGAGCTTGGGGCCGATGCGCTGGCCACCGGCCACTATATCCGTTCACGCGCCACGCCTCTGCCGAACGATCCGGGCCACCGCGCCCTGTTTCGCCCGATTGATAGCGAGCGCGACCAGAGTTACTTCCTGTTTGCCACCACCCAGGAACAGATCGACTATCTGCGCTTTCCGCTGGGCGGCCTGTCCAAGGCCGAGACCCGCAAGCTGGCCGAGGACATGGGCCTCGTCGTTGCGCAAAAGGCCGACAGCCAGGATATCTGTTTCGTGCCGCAGGGAAAATATGCCGATATCATCAACAAGCTGAAGCCGAATGCGGCTTTGAGCGGCGATATCGTCCATCTCGATGGCCGGGTTCTGGGCCAGCATGAAGGCATCCTGCATTACACAATCGGCCAGCGCAAAGGCTTGGGCGTCGCCACGGGCGAGCCGCTTTACGTGGTCTATCTGGATGCCCGGTCGCGCCGGGTCATCGTCGGTCCGCGTGAAGCGCTGGAAACCCGCCGCGTCTATCTGCGCGATATCAACTGGCTGGGCGACCGCGCCATCGAGGATGAGGCGAGCGGCGGTTTTGCCTGTTTTGCCAAGGTGCGCTCCACCCGTCCCCCTGCCCCGGCCACCCTGCATGCCGATGAAACCGGCATCTATGTCGACCTCGATATGGGGGAAGCTGGCGTTGCGCCGGGCCAGGCCTGCGTGCTCTATTCGGGCGAAGGCGCCGATGCCCGCGTCTATGGCGGCGGCTTTATCGAACGCTCGGAACGCCAGGCCGAAGCCGAGGCCTTCCTGAAGGCACTTCTGGCGGGCGCACAAGCCGCCTAA
- a CDS encoding methyl-accepting chemotaxis protein — MVPRLQKARSATDAAIAVLSSLSNGAAQRGSEDLSQRFSTIQRKLSGIGATRQAVDGLSMSGADAFGFYTSTIAEVIDLARDLPFNGVDADLLRRVTGIDLLMRAKELAGQERGMGNGFVAVGKMDPGRFMNFVVMAGAQDAYLSAFLALLPPQETKAAAEKLAAVSQDVLVLRARLLSGGASADLSGLDAKAWFAAATARINVMKDVQGQALNTIATLASQKADSARATLIMDALSCIVGEAIVIGLCLYMAGTVVRPLRGLTDSMGRLAEGEIGQATISVRKDEIGDMQRAVDVFRQAAIRNGELEVEAEQARQRTERERAEMQRQAEEEAERLVLQATGALAEALQSLASGNMTCEIERPLASRFEKLRNDFNLSITTLRETLLQVDHSVAAVDNGAQEVSAASADLARRTERQAASLEETAAALDEITSNVTSTSKRTGEAREIARNASLRAEKSGAVVNQAISAMQRIEQSSDQIGNIIVVIDEIAFQTNLLALNAGVEAARAGEAGKGFAVVAQEVRELAQRSAKAAKEINALIHNSAAAVKDGVRLVGETGDGLKDIGGLVQAFANHMDAIASAAQEQSGGLSHINASINTVDQTTQQNAAMVEEMTAAGVGLAQESTNLKQMISRFQLHRQGMAHSNSQPQWEAA, encoded by the coding sequence ATGGTCCCGAGACTGCAAAAGGCCCGCTCGGCGACGGACGCTGCCATCGCCGTTTTGTCATCGCTTTCGAACGGGGCTGCACAACGCGGTAGCGAGGACCTTTCACAGCGGTTTTCCACGATCCAGCGAAAGCTGTCGGGTATTGGCGCGACGCGGCAGGCGGTCGATGGATTGTCGATGTCCGGCGCCGATGCGTTCGGGTTTTATACCTCTACAATCGCCGAGGTTATCGATCTTGCCCGCGATCTGCCTTTCAATGGGGTGGATGCCGATCTGCTGCGGCGTGTCACCGGGATCGATCTCCTGATGCGCGCCAAGGAATTGGCCGGTCAGGAACGCGGCATGGGCAATGGCTTCGTGGCGGTCGGGAAGATGGACCCGGGCCGTTTCATGAATTTCGTAGTGATGGCGGGCGCGCAGGACGCTTACCTCAGCGCCTTCCTGGCGCTTCTGCCGCCACAAGAGACAAAGGCCGCGGCTGAAAAGCTTGCCGCGGTCTCTCAGGATGTTCTGGTGTTGCGTGCTCGTCTTTTGTCTGGCGGCGCCTCCGCCGACCTGTCTGGTCTTGACGCCAAGGCATGGTTTGCGGCGGCGACGGCCCGCATCAATGTCATGAAGGATGTGCAAGGCCAGGCACTGAACACGATTGCCACGCTTGCCTCCCAAAAGGCGGATAGTGCCCGCGCAACGCTGATCATGGATGCCCTATCCTGTATAGTCGGCGAGGCGATCGTCATCGGCCTTTGCCTTTACATGGCAGGCACGGTCGTGCGTCCTTTGAGGGGACTGACAGATAGCATGGGCCGGCTTGCCGAAGGCGAGATCGGTCAGGCGACCATCTCGGTTCGCAAGGACGAGATCGGCGATATGCAGCGGGCCGTCGATGTCTTCCGCCAGGCTGCCATTCGCAATGGGGAACTGGAAGTCGAAGCCGAGCAGGCCCGCCAGCGGACCGAGCGTGAGCGAGCCGAGATGCAGCGACAGGCTGAGGAAGAGGCCGAGCGCCTGGTGCTTCAGGCGACCGGCGCCTTGGCGGAGGCGCTGCAAAGCCTTGCCTCCGGCAATATGACCTGTGAAATAGAACGGCCACTGGCGTCGCGCTTTGAAAAGCTGCGGAACGATTTCAACCTCTCGATCACGACCTTGCGTGAAACCTTGTTGCAGGTCGATCATTCCGTCGCTGCCGTGGATAACGGTGCCCAGGAGGTTTCTGCCGCGTCTGCCGATCTGGCCCGCCGCACCGAGCGGCAGGCGGCCTCTCTGGAGGAGACGGCGGCGGCGCTGGATGAAATCACCAGCAATGTGACCTCGACGTCGAAACGCACCGGCGAGGCGCGCGAGATCGCTCGCAACGCCAGCCTGAGAGCGGAAAAGTCAGGAGCTGTCGTCAACCAGGCTATTTCCGCCATGCAGCGGATCGAGCAATCCTCCGATCAGATCGGCAATATTATCGTGGTGATCGATGAGATTGCGTTTCAGACCAATCTTCTGGCGCTGAATGCGGGTGTTGAGGCTGCACGCGCAGGCGAAGCGGGCAAGGGCTTTGCGGTCGTTGCGCAGGAAGTGCGGGAACTGGCGCAGCGTTCGGCCAAGGCCGCCAAGGAGATCAACGCGCTCATTCACAACTCTGCCGCAGCGGTCAAGGATGGCGTCCGGCTTGTTGGCGAAACGGGTGACGGGCTGAAAGACATTGGCGGATTGGTGCAGGCCTTTGCCAATCATATGGACGCGATTGCCTCGGCAGCTCAGGAACAGTCCGGCGGTCTTTCGCATATCAATGCATCGATCAATACCGTGGATCAGACCACCCAGCAAAACGCGGCCATGGTTGAGGAAATGACAGCCGCTGGTGTGGGCCTTGCTCAGGAAAGCACCAACTTGAAACAGATGATTTCGCGGTTCCAGCTTCACCGCCAGGGTATGGCGCACAGCAACAGTCAACCGCAATGGGAAGCAGCCTGA